TGGCCCACCCCCTGGGGTTCCGCAAGCCCCTGGGGGAGCTGATAGAGCTCCAGGCCCAGCGGCTGAAGGGGGCCCTTTTGGGGCGGGGGGAGTACACGCCCTTTTACTTGCGGAGGCACTAGTAACTACACTTATGCGCGAAATTGCCGGGCGAAGGTACGTTAATCGCTTTCTCATTTACTAGTTTCCTTTTTCAAGGTCTTTTCCGCTCCAAAATAAACCCGGTCCACCGTTGCCCTGAGATGCTATAATGCCCTTGTCCGGACCTCCGGGCGGGGACCTTGAAAGCCAGTTTTCCCCTTGCCGAGGGCGAATATGCGTTTTCCCCTTCTCATCGCCCCTTTCTCCTGTGGCTTGCCATCGGCCCAAACCCCCGAAAACCCCCGTTATTCGCCGTGTGCATATTCCAAGCTTCATCTTTCTCACAAACCCCCCCTCTGGCGGTGCCGTCCAGGACGGGGTTCTGAGGGGGGTAGAGTTGCAAGAGCTTGAGCCCCGTAAGGGGATTGCGACCACTCCAGCGCAAGCTCGGGGACCATCGCTCCATTGACCGAGTTGCAAGAGCTTGAGCCCCGTAAGGGGATTGCGACCGCAGATATGCTGGGAGGCTGTCCAAGTCAGCTATATGAACGGTTGCAAGAGCTTGAGCCCCGTAAGGGGATTGCGACGGGCCGTCGCAAGGACGGCCCCGCCGATAACCCACCCGATGGGTTGCAAGAGCTTGAGCCCCGTAAGGGGATTGCGACCGTCTTCTTCCTCTTCGTCTTCTACGAGGAGTTGTTGAGTTGCAAGAGCTTGAGCCCCGTAAGGGGATTGCGACATGCGGTAGAACTCCCGGTAGCAAGCGCCACACAGCGCCGCAGTTGCAAGAGCTTGAGCCCCGTAAGGGGATTGCGACGACGATGTAGAAAGTGTCGTCCTGGGGGTCCGGGAGGCCCTGTTGCAAGAGCTTGAGCCCCGTAAGGGGATTGATACTGTCTTGCCTGTCAAGCCACCCCTTGGGCTGGCTGACCGGCGTAGTACTCCCTGAGCCGCCCCATCATCCGCCTGAGGAGCTTGTGGGCCACGGCCAAGAGCGCCTGCTTTTTTGTCTTCCCTCGGGAAAGCAAGCGGTGGTAGAAGGCCCGCATCTCTGGGTCGTGCCGCACCGCCACCAAAGCCCCCATGTAGAGCTTCCGCCGCAAAAGGGGAGGCCCCTTCCTGGAAAGCCGACCCCTCTCCACGCTCTTCCCCGACTCCTCCCGCTCGGGGATGAGCCCCGCGTAGGAGGCCGCCGCCTTCGCCCGGCCCCAAAGCTCTGGCGGCAGGAGGGCCAGCACCGCCGCCGCCACCTGGGGCCCCACCCCGGGCAGGCCCATCAGGACTTCCGCCTCGGGGAGGGCGGCGAGGAGGGCTTGACGGCCTTCGGGGGTGTTGGGGAAGCGGAGGCGGGTGGGTTTGGGGGAGTTGGAGACCAGGGCCAGGTCCAGGTGGGGTTTGCTGACGTCAATACCGGCGAAGGTCATGGGCTCTCTCCTTTTTGGTAAGCTGAGGGAGGTGGCCACCCGACCCCGTGGGCCTTCCATGTGGATGCGGTCTTGGACGACCGGGATACTGTGCGGCGGGGAGGCCGGGGCGGGTGGCTACCCATCAATCCCGCGGGCGTGGGTGCCCGGCAACCAGGGCGGTAGGGCCTCCCTCAGGGGGCAAGATACATGCGACCCCGGTAGCCGCCCATGCCGGGCAGGGCCTAGGTTTAGGGTTGCAAGAGCTTGAGCCCCGTAAGGGGATTGCGACAGGATTTCCAGGGCCTCCCGGAGGGCTTGCCTCTGGGCAGTTGCAAGAGCTTGAGCCCCGTAAGGGGATGGCCTCGGGCAGGGGGCCTGTATCTTTTTCCTAGGAGGCGTCCATGCAGGCCCCGGTGTACCTGTGCCTTCTGGGCAACGACCCGGCCCCCGCCTACCTGGGCTTGAAGGTGGTGGAGCGGGAGGCAGGAAGGGTGGCGAAGGCCGTTTTCTACTCCTTCCCGGCGTGGAACGAGGAGTACGGGAAAAAGCGCCAGGCCCTCTTCCGCTTCCTTTCCGAAAAGGGCGTCCTCTACGAGGAGAGGCCCCTGGAAAAGGGACTGGAAGAGGCGGAGGCCCGGGAGGTCTGGGTGAACCTCACGGGAGGGGCCAAGTACTGGGCGGTCCGGTTCCTCAGGCGCTGGCGGCGGCCTGGGGCCCGGGTCTTCCTCGTGGAGGGGCACCGCGTCCTCGAGGCACCCAGGGCGCTTTTCCTCTGGCCCCAGGAGAAGGAGCTTTCCCTAGAGGGGGAAGCCCTCACCCTGGAGGAGTACGCCAAGCTCTACCTGGAGCCCCAGGGGGAGGCTTGGGAGGGGGTTCGGGTTCCCCTGCCCGTGGCCTTCCCCCCTAGGGCCCAGGCGGCCCGCCTTCCCGGCCGGGAGGGCGGGGTGTTCGTGGTCCACCTGGGCCTTCCTTATTGGGTGCGGCCCCACCTGGGGGACGAGGCCAAGGACATGTCCCGGAAGGCCCTTTCCGCCTTCTCCGGTGAGGCCAAGCGTCTTGGGGGCCAGCTCTGCCTGCCCGTGGTGCCGTACCACAAGGCCCACCTCCGCTCCCGCCACCCTAGGGAGCAGGAAAACGTCCTCGCCCGCTGGAAAGCCTGGGCCCAGGAGTACGGGGTGTTCCTGGTGGACCCAAGCAGGCCTCTGGAGAAAGAGATGGCCCTCTACACCAAGGGGAAGACCCCCAAGAAGGCCTTGCCCCTGCCCCAGGAGGGGCCCCTTCTCCTGGCCCTGGTTTCCGAGCAGGCCGTTCCCCTCTACGCGGCCTACCTCTACGCCCGCCCCCGGGAGGTCTACCTCCTCACCACCCCCGAGATGGAAAGCCGCCTCCGGTGGGCGGAGGCCTTCTTCCGGAGCAAGGGGGCGCGGGTGCGCTGGAGCTTCGTCCCCGGCCCCTGGGCCCTGAGGGAGGTGCGGGACCTCCTGGCCCCCGTGGTGAGGGAGGCCCTGAGCAAGGGCTTCCCCGTGCATGCCAACCTGAACGGCGGGACCACGGCCATGGCCTTGGGCCTCTACCTGGCCCTGGGGGAGGGGGCCCAGGCCCACTACCTGGACGGGGATCGCCTCTTCCTTCTGGACGGGGGGGAGGCTGAGGTGCCCTGGGAGGAGGGGGCCCCGGAGGACCTTCTCGCCCTGAGGGGGTACCGCCTCGAGGGGAGCTACCCGGGGGCCCGCCCCGACCCCGGGCTCCTCGCCCTGGCCGAGGAAATCCTGGGACGGTGGGACGAGGTGCAGGCCTCCTGGAAGGCCTCGCCCTTGGTGCAGAGGTTCTTGCGCCTCTGGAGGAAGCGCTTCGGCCAAACCTTTTCAAAAGAGGAAGAGGAGAGCCTCAAGGGGCTTCCCCTGGAGTACGTGGTCTACAGCCACCTGAACGACTACCTGGCCCCAAGAGGGGGCCAGGCCCGCATAGGCGGGCACCTGGTGCCCCTGGGGGGCAACGAGGCCCTGGCCCCCCAGTACACGGAGGTGGACGGGGTCTTCTTCCACCGGGGTACCCTCTGGTTCGTGGAGTGCAAACCCACGGACGAGGGTCTTCGGGAGCGGGCCCTCCTCATGGGCGAGCTGGTGCGCTCCGTGGGTGGGGTGGGGGCCAGGGGGCTCATGGTGGCCCGGCGTTGGCGGGGAGCCCCGCCTCCGGCGAGCCCCAACCTGGTCTACATGGCCTTAGAGGGAGGCGAAGGCGTCCCCGGGGTCTACCGCTTCCCCCAGGATCTGGGCGAGGTCCTCTCACGGGATCCGGCGCCGCGGAAGGGCTAGGGCCCGCCTCTCCAGGGGCCTCCGGGGGAAGGGAAGGGTTTTCCAGGCCCCCGGGGGGCGCTCCTCGGCTTCCGGGGCCTTGGCCCTTTCCGGGGGGATGACCTCGGGGAAGGCCAGGGGGGTGGGCGGGTCGGGAGCTTCCAGGAAGGCCATCCTGGCCTTCCACTCCTCCCGGCTGTAAAACCCCTGGCGCTCCACGGCGGCGAGGAGCCGGGCCACGAGGGCCCTTCCCTCGGCGAAGGCCCAGGGGGGCACCTCGGCCCTATCGTGCAAGACGGCGTTCCTCAGCTCCACGAGCCGCCAAAGCCTCCCCCGGAGGGCCGGGCCGTCGGGGTGGCTCTGGAAGAAGGCCTCTACTGCCCCCGAGCGGAGCTTGGCCCCCAGGGTGTCCTCCTTGGGGGCCCCCAGGCGCTCCAAAAGCTCCTCCAGAAGGAGGACGAGGCGGATGAAGTCCCCCAAAGGGTCTCCGGTGCGCTGCCAGAGGGCTTCCATGGCGCTAGAGGAAGGGGCAGACCCGGGGGGTAGACCCGTACCCCACCAGCCTGCCCCCCGAGGCTTGAACGAGCTCTTCCCAAAAGGCCTTGATGGAGGTGGTGAGCCGGGCGTTGGCGTTGTTGTCGTTTCCCGCCGTGATCCCGGCGATGCAGACCTCCTGGTCCTTGAGGTTGGGCAGGCCCAGACGGGCCTTCACCCGCTGGAGGAGTCCTTGCCGCACCTCCGGCCTCTCCAGCTTGAGGCGGTAGTCGTAGAGGTTCATGAGCTCGGACTGCTCAAACCCGTGGGCCAGGACGAGGATGTGGCCGGGCTTCCGGGCCCGCTCCCCCGCCGCCTTCAGGGCCCCGATGATCTCCGTCCCCCGGCTGCACTCGGCGGCGGCCCGCTTGCGAAGCTCGTCAAAGGCCTTCAGCGCCTCCTTCTGGAAGGCCTTTTTGGCCTCCTCTAGCTGAAAGCGCGGGGTGGAGAGAGGGTTGGGCGTCTCCAGGACCCGGGCAGGGGCGGTGTAGCTCCTCCCGGTGATGGGGGCGAGGGTGAGGCGGACCTGGGTGTTGATCACCCTCCCCGTGACCCGGGGGAGGACCTCGTGGGCCAGCATCTCCCGGTAGCCGTTTTGCACGTGCCGGGGAGCGCTACACCCCAGGGCCACCAGGACCTGGTACTCCTCGGGCCCTCCCAGGAAGGGCAGGTTAAGGGCGAGGCTCAGGAGCCAGGCGGTCATGGGCGCTTTCCTGGGTGAGGGGGTCGCTGGGGGCCTCGAGGTCCAGGGGCGGGAGGGCGGGCCGGTTCAGGGGCGGGATGTGGCCCACGAACTCAGGGGCCGGGTCCCACTGGGGCCAGGCGCGGGCGAAGCCCCGCCAGTAGGCGGCCACGTTCTCCCGGTAGTGGGCGAGGAGGTGGTCCAAGGCGCGCTCCGCGTTGCGGTTTAGGGCCAAGAGGCGCTGCCAGACCCGCCTTTCCTTCTGGGCCGCGAGGAAGAGCCTGCGGAGGAGCACCTCCCGCTCGTGGGGGCTGCGGTAGCCCAGGTAGAAGGTGAGGCCCACCAGCAACAAGCCCACGGCCATCAGGGCCAGGAGACCGTAGACGGTGGGGGCGGGGCTCCCGTGGATGGCCGCCATACGCTGGGTCCAGGTGAAGCGCAAGGCGGCGAAGAGGATCACCACCAGAAGGGGAAGGATACCCAGGATAAGGCTCAGGGGCCTGAGCTCTCATCACTTTCCTCCCCCCAGTTCCTGAAGCAACCTGACCAGCTCCTCCACCACTGCTTCCCTCCAAGGCGGGGGCCCCTGGGCCAGGGCGATCCGGCCCAGACGGAAGAGGCTTTGCCGCTCGGGATGGGCCAGAAGCCGGGGAAGCCATTCCCTGCCCTGCAAGCGCGCCCCCAGAAGGACCAAGAGCGCCATCCCCAAGGCCAGAAGCCATAACCACCCCCTGAGGCTCGCCCCCGTCCGCAGCCGATGGCGGTCCAGCCCAAACCCCTGCCCCTTCAGGTCCCTAAACCCCTCTTCAATCCACATCCGCCACCCATAGGGCGGCTCCCCCCCAAAAGGGCCCGAATAGGCCAGATACCAGGGATCCCGACCCCCTGGGTACACCAGGAGGGTGACTTCTACCCCCTCCCCACCGTGTCCGAAAAGGCGGACCTCCTCCCGCAGGGGGTGGACCACACGCCGGTAGCCCTCCTTCAGGGGAAGGCGCTTCCCCCCTTGGGGTTCCACCTCCCGGTTCTGCCGCAGGCGGATGAGGAAGCCCATGCCCCACCCCTGGAGCTTTCGCATCAGGGAGACCCGGTCAAAGCCGCGGTCCAGGAGGAAGAGGGGGGTATATCCCAGGTCCTGGACGGCGCGGCCCAGGCGGTGGAGGAACTCCTCCTCCACCCGGTTTTGACTGGGGAAAGGGGAGAGGGGGTGAAGAGCGAAGGCCACCACCAGGGCCCTTCCCTTGAGGGGAAGGGCGGCCACCAGGGCTTGGTGCCTACCGTCCTCTGTGAAGGTCCAGTCCACGATGAGGGGGAGGGGGCGGTCTTTGGGGAAACGAGGGACGAGGAGGGGGAGGAGGGCTTCGGTGAGGGCCCAGGGGTCTTGCAGGGTGGGGTGATGGAGGAAGCGCCAGAGGCGATTGAGGCGGCTTTGGGCCAGGGTGGGGAGGGGGGTTCTGCGGGCGAGGTCGGAGAGGGTGGGGTCCAGGGGGGTAGTGAGGAGGGTGGACAGGAAGAGGGCGAGGTTGGAGCGGATGGTTTTCCTGAGGGAGGCGAAGACCTTATGGACCCAGAGGGTGATAACTTGGGAAAGGGGGGTGGTGGGCGGCACACCTTACTTACCCCCCTCTTCTCTTCCCTTGTCAAGCCCCAGCCCTCAAAGTGATGAGAGCTCAGGGCTCAGGGGCAGGTTGCCCTTGCGGTACTCGTTCCCGGCGGCGTGCCCCAGCCAGAACAGGGCGACGGTGGCCACGGCGCCGATGATGAAGGCCTCCAACTGGTTCATCTCCAGGGCGTCCATGGCCATCTTGTTGTAGTAGGCCTCCCCTAGGAAGACCAACCCCAGGAACCCGTAGCGCGCGGCGTACCCCCCGAACACCTCGGGGCTGGGCTCGTCCTGCCCCACCACCTTCTCCAGGGCCTTGCGCTGGTGGCGGACGAGGGCGAGCCGTTCCTCCAGCTTGGCCCGCCTGGCCAGATAGCGGCGCGCCACGCCCTCCATCCAGCGGCGGAACCACTCCTTGAGTTGCTCGGGGTAGGGGTTGGGGGTGAGGTAGGCGAGGCTCGCGTGCTTCCGGGAAAGGGCCTTTCCGTCCCGGCGTCCCACCCAGTAGGAACGCAGCACCCTGAAGCCGTTAAGCATGGGCTTCCTCCTTGATCTCGGGCAAAGGGAAGAGGCGGTCCAAGGCCTCCTCCATCTGGGCCAAGGCGGCGAGCCGGGCGGCCTTGAGGCGGGCCCGGCTCACGAGCTGGGCCACGGCCTGCCGGTGGGCCTCCTCCAAGCGGGCCATCTCCTGCTCTGCGTACCGGATGCGGAGCTCCTCCCGGGCCAGGGCAGGGCGGAGGACGGCCTCGGGGTAGCGGCCCTCCCTCTCCAGGCGCCTCAGGTGCTCCAGCACCCCCCGGTACTCCTGGAGGGCCCTTTCCAGGGGGGCTTTCTTCTTGGCGAGCTGGGCCTCGAGGGCCCTCACCTTCTTTCCCACCCCTTCCCTCAGCAGGACGAGCCGTGTCCGGGCTTCCTCAGGGCTCATGCGCCGCCAAAGCATAGCAAACCCCTATTCTCATTCTAGCCTGGCCGTTTCCATGTGGCATTTGCACGGGCACCTGTATACAGATTTCCCCCTTGCCCCGGCCCGTCCGCCCCTTATAATCCCCCTCAAAGAGGGGGCACCATGGAACACCTTCTCGCTATCGCCCTAGGCCCGGTCCAGGACTTCATCGCCACCGCCCGCAGGACCCGGGACCTCTACGCGGGAAGCCGCCTCCTCTCCGAGGCGGCCGCAGAGGCCGCAAGGGCCCTGCTCTCCGAGGTGGGGGCGGAGGGCCTCATCTTCCCCGCGCCCCAAGACCCAGAGGAGCTGAAAAAGCTTGCTGAGGCGGGCATTCCCAACGTCCTCCTGGTGCGGGTTCCGGAGGGAAAAGACCCCAAGGCCCTGGGAGAAAAGGCCCTGGAGGCCGCCCGGGCCCACCTCCGGGGGAGGGCGGAGGAGGTCTTCGCCCGCCGAAGGGAACACCTCCTTTGGGACGAGGCCCTGGCCCAGGTGGCAGACCTCCTGGAGGGCTACTACGCCTACCTTCCCTTGGAGGGGGACTATCCCCGGGCCCGGGAGCGGCTCATGGCCCTCCTGGCCGCCCGCAAGAACACCCGGGACTTCGCCCCCGTTTCCTGGGGGCGTGAGGCCTACAAGAGCTCCCTGGACGGGGCCCGGGAGAGCGTCCTCCGCCTGCCCCAAGGGGGAGCGGACCGCCTCCGGGTGCGGCTCGGCCTGCGCCCGGGGGAGTACCTCTCCGGCCCGGACCTCCTCAAGCGGTGGTGGGAGACCCCCCACGGCTTCCCCAGCACCACCCACATGGCGGCCTTGCCCTTTTGGGAAGGGGTCAGGCGGGCGGGCCTGGAAGGGGTCCTGAGGGAGGCCCTGGAGGAGCTTGGGGGCCTCGTGGGGGAGGAGGCGCGGGCGGAGGTCCACCACCCCGCCCTGTGGGACAGCCCCTTCGCGGAGTGGGACGTGCGCCTCCTCTACGAGAGCCGCCTCGAGGAGTTCCCCGCCCTCGCCGAGGACCCCGGGCTTCTGGAAGAGGCGCGGGCCCGCCTGAGGGCGCTTTGGCGGAGGCTTTCCTCCAAGGTGAGGGTGCCCCCGGGCGCCTACTACGCCCTTCTCCACGCCGACGGGGACCGGATGGGGGAGACCCTGGACGGCCTTCAGACCCCCGAGGCCCACCGCCGCTTCTCCAACGCCCTGGCCCTGGGGTTCGCCGCCCAGGTCAAGGAGCTCGTGGAGGCCCGCGGGGGCGGGCTGGTCTACTCCGGGGGGGACGACGTCTTGGCCCTTCTTCCCCTCCACAGGGCCCTCGAGGCCGCGAGGGCCCTGGCGGAGCGCTTCCGGGAGACCATGGCCCCCTTCGGCCGGGAGGGCCGGGCGCCGAGCCTCTCCGTGGGCCTGGCGGTGGTTCACCACCTGGAGCCTCTGCAGGACGCCCTGGACCTGGCCCGCCGGGCGGAGAAGCGGGCCAAGGAGGGTGAGCCCAAGCGCAACGCCCTCTGCGTGGCCTACAGCCCCCGCTCCGGGGCAGAGCGGATGGTCCGGGGCCGGTGGGACGAGGACCCCCCCCTTACCCGCCGCCTCCTCCGCTACGCCGACCTCCTGCGGGCGGGGGAGGTGCCCTCGAGGGCCGCCTACGAGCTTTGGAGCCTGGTGCAGGAAGTGGGGGAGGCCCTTCCCGGGGAGGCCCTGGCGGCCGAGGCCCTGCGGATCCTGGGGAGGAAGGAGATGAAGGGGGCCTACCGGGAGGAGCTTAAGGCCTGGCTCCGGACCGGGGAGGACGTGCGCCGCCTAGCGGAGGAGCTCCTCCTCGCCCGGCCCTTCGCCGAGGCCCTGGACCAGGCGGGCGTGCCCGTGGAGAGCCGGGAGGTGTGGGATGCTCATTGAGCCCAGAGACCCTTTGATCGCCCGGGACGGCAGGCCCTTCACCAATAGCCCCGGGGCCCGGGCGAGAAGCCTGCCCTTCCCCCTGCCCCAGACCCTGGCCGGGGCCTACCGCACCCGCCGCGCCCTCCTGGAGGGGCTTCCCCTCCCCGAGGGGGCGGAGGAGGTCCTCCGGTGGGGCCTCCGGGGGCCCCTCCTCGCCGAGGAGGGGGAAGGGGGGTGGCGGCTCATGGCGCCCCGGCCCCTGGACGCCCTAAAGCTCGGGGAGGCCGTCTACCCCCTCCGGCCCCTGGAGCCTCCCCAAGGGGCCGGGACCAACCTGCCGGAGGGGCTTTCCCCCGTGGGCCTTCCCAGCCCCGCCCTCAAGGAGAAGCCCGCCCCCTTGCCCGCCTTCTGGTACTGGGAGAGCTTTCTGGAGTGGCTCCTTCAGGACGCCCCGGCGGGTTTCGCCCCCGAGGGGCACGAGGGGCCCACCCCGGAGACGCGCACCCACGTGGCCCTGGACCCCGAGGTCCAGACCGCCCGGGAGGGGTTCCTCTTCCAGACCTCGGGGCTGGAGTTCGCCCGCGGGAGGCGCCGCCTCGCCCTGGTCCTGTGGCCCGAGGGGCCCGAGCTGGAAGGGGTCTTCCCCCTCGGGGGGGAGAGGCGCCTCGCCTTCTGGTGGAAGGGCGGGCCCGGGGTTCCCCCCCTGCCCGAGGAGGTGGTGGCGGGGCTTCTCCGCCACCGGGCGGCCCGCCTCGTCTTCCTCACCCCCGCCTTCTTGGGGGAGGCTTACCTCCCCAAGGGGAGGGCTTTCCTGGGGGCTTCCGTGGTGGCCGCGGTGGTGGGGAGGCCGCTTGCGGTCTCGGGCTGGAACCTGAAGGAGGGGAAGCCCAAGCCGAGCCGCCGGGCCGTGCCCGCGGGGAGCGTCTACTTCGTCCGGCTCCCGGAAGCCTGGGGGGAAGGGGAGGTCCGGGATTGGGCGGGGAAGGTCTGGTTCCGGAACCTCTCCGAGGAGGAGCAGGAC
This region of Thermus thermophilus genomic DNA includes:
- a CDS encoding IS4 family transposase — protein: MPPTTPLSQVITLWVHKVFASLRKTIRSNLALFLSTLLTTPLDPTLSDLARRTPLPTLAQSRLNRLWRFLHHPTLQDPWALTEALLPLLVPRFPKDRPLPLIVDWTFTEDGRHQALVAALPLKGRALVVAFALHPLSPFPSQNRVEEEFLHRLGRAVQDLGYTPLFLLDRGFDRVSLMRKLQGWGMGFLIRLRQNREVEPQGGKRLPLKEGYRRVVHPLREEVRLFGHGGEGVEVTLLVYPGGRDPWYLAYSGPFGGEPPYGWRMWIEEGFRDLKGQGFGLDRHRLRTGASLRGWLWLLALGMALLVLLGARLQGREWLPRLLAHPERQSLFRLGRIALAQGPPPWREAVVEELVRLLQELGGGK
- a CDS encoding transposase, with amino-acid sequence MTFAGIDVSKPHLDLALVSNSPKPTRLRFPNTPEGRQALLAALPEAEVLMGLPGVGPQVAAAVLALLPPELWGRAKAAASYAGLIPEREESGKSVERGRLSRKGPPLLRRKLYMGALVAVRHDPEMRAFYHRLLSRGKTKKQALLAVAHKLLRRMMGRLREYYAGQPAQGVA
- a CDS encoding type III-B CRISPR module-associated protein Cmr3, coding for MLIEPRDPLIARDGRPFTNSPGARARSLPFPLPQTLAGAYRTRRALLEGLPLPEGAEEVLRWGLRGPLLAEEGEGGWRLMAPRPLDALKLGEAVYPLRPLEPPQGAGTNLPEGLSPVGLPSPALKEKPAPLPAFWYWESFLEWLLQDAPAGFAPEGHEGPTPETRTHVALDPEVQTAREGFLFQTSGLEFARGRRRLALVLWPEGPELEGVFPLGGERRLAFWWKGGPGVPPLPEEVVAGLLRHRAARLVFLTPAFLGEAYLPKGRAFLGASVVAAVVGRPLAVSGWNLKEGKPKPSRRAVPAGSVYFVRLPEAWGEGEVRDWAGKVWFRNLSEEEQDRRDGFGLAALGLWDGKLRRWEEA
- the cas10 gene encoding type III-B CRISPR-associated protein Cas10/Cmr2 — encoded protein: MEHLLAIALGPVQDFIATARRTRDLYAGSRLLSEAAAEAARALLSEVGAEGLIFPAPQDPEELKKLAEAGIPNVLLVRVPEGKDPKALGEKALEAARAHLRGRAEEVFARRREHLLWDEALAQVADLLEGYYAYLPLEGDYPRARERLMALLAARKNTRDFAPVSWGREAYKSSLDGARESVLRLPQGGADRLRVRLGLRPGEYLSGPDLLKRWWETPHGFPSTTHMAALPFWEGVRRAGLEGVLREALEELGGLVGEEARAEVHHPALWDSPFAEWDVRLLYESRLEEFPALAEDPGLLEEARARLRALWRRLSSKVRVPPGAYYALLHADGDRMGETLDGLQTPEAHRRFSNALALGFAAQVKELVEARGGGLVYSGGDDVLALLPLHRALEAARALAERFRETMAPFGREGRAPSLSVGLAVVHHLEPLQDALDLARRAEKRAKEGEPKRNALCVAYSPRSGAERMVRGRWDEDPPLTRRLLRYADLLRAGEVPSRAAYELWSLVQEVGEALPGEALAAEALRILGRKEMKGAYREELKAWLRTGEDVRRLAEELLLARPFAEALDQAGVPVESREVWDAH